The nucleotide window GCCTGCTCGGCCACGAGCCCCTGCGGGCGCAGGGCGGCACGCAGGGAGGAGACCGCGAACCAGAGCAGGTACAGGGCGCCGCCCCAGCGCAGCACCTCGAGCAGCCACGGCACGGCCTGCACGAGCGCGCCCACCCCGGCGGTGCCGGCCAGGATCAGCACGGCGTCCGAGGCCATGCACACCAGCACGACGGCGCCCACATGCTCCCGGCGCACGCCCTGGCGGAGCACGAAGGCGTTCTGGGCGCCGATGGCGACGATGAGGGCGAGTCCGGTGAGCAGGCCGGTGCCGGCGAGGGTCCACATGGGTGAGGACGCTAGAGCCCGGCCGGGCCTGAGACAAACGAAGAGAACTCCAGACGCCTAAGCTCTGCTTCATGAACCTGGATCAGCTGCAGGCACTGCGTGCGATCGCGGACGAGGGCTCGTTCGAGGCGGCCGCGTACGAGCTCGGCGTCAGCGCCTCCGCGGTCAGTCAGCGCATCCGCGCCCTGGAGCGGGAGGTGGGCCAGGTGCTGCTCCGGCGCGGCGCACCCTGCGAGCCGACCGAGGCCGGTGTCAGCCTGGTGCGCGTGGCTCGGCACATGCGGGTGCTCGAACAGGAGGCGTGGGCCGGGCTGGGCCGCACGGCGGCCGGGCGCAGCGTCACCTCCCTGGCCGTGCCCGTCGACGTGCTGGGCACGTGGTTCGGGCCCGTCCTGGCGGAGGCCGCCGACTGGGATGACACGGTCCTCGACCTGCACGTCGAGGACCAGGACCACAGCGCCCGGCTGCTGCGCCGGGGCGAGGTGCTGGCCGCCGTCACCACGGAGCCGCAGCCGGTGCAGGGGTGCGCGGCGGAGCCGCTGGGGAGCATGCGCTACGTCCCGCTCGCCTCGCCCGCCCTGCTCGCGCGGCACGCGGCGGGCGACGTCGTCGACCTCGGCGCGATGCCCATGATGCGCTACAACGCGAAGGACGACCTGCAGCGCCTCGCGCTGAGCGGCGCCGAGCTGGACGTCGCCCCGCCCACGCACCTGGCGCCGTCGTTCGACGGGTTCCACCGGTCCGTCCGGGCCGGCCTGGGGTGGGGCATGCTCGTGGACGCCCAGGCCGTCGAGGACGTGCGCGCCGGCCGGCTGGTCCGCGTGCCCGGGCTCGACGACGTCCTCGTGCCCCTGTACTGGCAGGCGGCCACACTGCCCGTGACGCGCCTGGTGCGGCTCACGCGGGCGGTGCGGGAGGCGGCCCAGCGGACGCTCGAGCCGGGGTGAGACGGCGCCGCGGGTCGCGGGCCGTCAGCGACGTCGCAGCGGCGCCGACGCCTCCATGGACGCCTCGGCCAGCACAGGCCGGAAGCCCAGCGCCTCGTTGACGTCGAGCATGTGCCGGTTCTCCTCGGCGTTCCACGTGATGATCGCGCGGGCCCCGGGCAGCGCGTCGCGCACGGCGATGAGGTTCGCCGCCTTCACGCGCATGCCGAGGCGGTGGCCGCGGTGCTCGGGCAGCACGATGGTGTCCCATTGGTCGATCAGCCCGTCCGGGCGCGAGCGGGGCGCCACCAGCTCGCTCAGGGCGACGATCCGACCGGTGGCACGGTGCCGCGCCACCGCGCGGAAGAGCCGCCCGGTCGTCAGGATCTGCTCGTCCATGCGACGCACGCGGGCCGCATCCCAGACCTGCTCCACCACGGTGCGTTCCCCGGAGGGCACGTCCGTGGCCATGCGGGCCTTGAGGACGGCGAGGTCGTCCTGCAGGGCCGCGTCGGCCGCGCCTTCCCAGGCGTGGAGCTCGTAGTCCGACGAGACGCGTTCGGCCTCGCCCAGGGCGACGGCGGGGTCGATCCCCGGATCGGCGAAGTCATACCGGCTCACCCGCTCGATCTGGACGAGCGCGAAGCCGTAGGACTGGGCGAGACGCACACCCGGATGCTCGGCGGGCACCGCGCCGGCGCCGTTGGGCGGGGTGAGCGCCCGTTGCCCGGCCACCGGCCGCGGCGTCAGCGGCCAGGTCTCGAAACGCGTGAGGCCGGCGGTGCCCAGGACGAGCCGCTCGGCCAGCGCGCGGCCGTGGCCGCGTCCGCGGTAGTTGAGTCCCGCATAGTGGTGTAGCGCCCGGTGGTCGGGCACGTCGTCTCAGACGTGGACGCGGCCACCGTGTGATCCTTCGAGTGAACCTCTCACAGCACCCTCGAATGGAGTCATCACGATGACCGCTCCTCATATTCTCGACCCTGCCGGCCTGCTGAGCGAAGCCCTGTCCGAAGCGTCCCCGGACATGATGCGCCACTTGCTGCAGACCATGATCAACACCCTGCTCTCCGCCGATGCAGACGCGGTGGTCGGCGCCGAATGGGGCAAGCCCACCCCGACACGGTCCGCCCAGCGCAACGGGTACCGGCACCGGGACCTGGACACCC belongs to Micrococcus sp. 2A and includes:
- a CDS encoding GNAT family N-acetyltransferase encodes the protein MPDHRALHHYAGLNYRGRGHGRALAERLVLGTAGLTRFETWPLTPRPVAGQRALTPPNGAGAVPAEHPGVRLAQSYGFALVQIERVSRYDFADPGIDPAVALGEAERVSSDYELHAWEGAADAALQDDLAVLKARMATDVPSGERTVVEQVWDAARVRRMDEQILTTGRLFRAVARHRATGRIVALSELVAPRSRPDGLIDQWDTIVLPEHRGHRLGMRVKAANLIAVRDALPGARAIITWNAEENRHMLDVNEALGFRPVLAEASMEASAPLRRR
- a CDS encoding ArgP/LysG family DNA-binding transcriptional regulator, giving the protein MNLDQLQALRAIADEGSFEAAAYELGVSASAVSQRIRALEREVGQVLLRRGAPCEPTEAGVSLVRVARHMRVLEQEAWAGLGRTAAGRSVTSLAVPVDVLGTWFGPVLAEAADWDDTVLDLHVEDQDHSARLLRRGEVLAAVTTEPQPVQGCAAEPLGSMRYVPLASPALLARHAAGDVVDLGAMPMMRYNAKDDLQRLALSGAELDVAPPTHLAPSFDGFHRSVRAGLGWGMLVDAQAVEDVRAGRLVRVPGLDDVLVPLYWQAATLPVTRLVRLTRAVREAAQRTLEPG